In the genome of Bradyrhizobium arachidis, one region contains:
- a CDS encoding MBOAT family O-acyltransferase — MLFNDYPFLLVFLPAALLIYRLADPYPHLRIGVQVALSLAFYAWGSPSFILLLIASIAINWLASVVYGRVKWKAVLTLVIVLDLAVLALFKYANFLLANVGLVLGTTLPALDIGLPLGISFFTFHHIMYLVDLKRGKAPLYALDRYALYIAFFPQAIAGPLARWSEVMHQFGRQVYVPGWQRQFCIATSFIALGLFEKIMIADSIAHLLDPIYAAAAHGPLPSGDAWLAFCFSFQILFDFSGYSDIAIGLGLLFGVQLPYNFNAPLRSTNIQDFWQRWHITLMLFLRDYVFYPLVNSRLLPRRFLPVQFFGAMLITMALCGLWHGASWTFVLWGMLHGLAQVVCSLWRRYGPRCPSWLGWALTVLFVLATGVIFRAGSVEAAWHVFSGLLSPLPLERGGQLWPLIAAPLFAFVLPASQDIVAFFTRRPNVVLAGLLGVGILALLIQIGERGGHEFVYFQF; from the coding sequence ATGCTGTTCAACGACTACCCCTTTCTCCTGGTCTTCCTGCCGGCGGCACTGCTGATCTACCGCCTGGCCGATCCTTATCCGCATTTGCGCATCGGCGTGCAGGTCGCGCTGTCGCTCGCCTTCTATGCCTGGGGCAGTCCGTCCTTCATCCTGCTGCTGATCGCCTCGATCGCGATCAACTGGCTCGCCTCGGTCGTCTATGGGCGGGTGAAGTGGAAGGCCGTGCTGACCTTGGTGATCGTGCTCGATCTTGCGGTGCTGGCGCTGTTCAAATACGCCAACTTCCTGCTCGCCAATGTCGGCCTCGTGCTCGGCACCACGCTGCCGGCGCTCGACATCGGGCTGCCGCTCGGCATCTCCTTCTTCACTTTCCACCACATCATGTACCTGGTCGATCTGAAGCGCGGCAAGGCGCCGCTCTACGCGCTCGACCGCTACGCGCTCTACATCGCCTTCTTCCCGCAGGCGATTGCAGGGCCGCTGGCGCGCTGGTCGGAGGTGATGCACCAGTTCGGAAGGCAGGTTTACGTGCCGGGCTGGCAGCGCCAGTTCTGCATCGCGACCAGCTTCATCGCGCTCGGCCTGTTCGAGAAGATCATGATTGCCGACAGCATCGCGCATCTGCTCGATCCGATCTACGCGGCGGCAGCACATGGGCCGCTTCCAAGCGGCGATGCCTGGCTCGCCTTCTGCTTCTCATTCCAGATCCTGTTCGACTTCTCCGGCTATTCGGACATCGCGATCGGCCTTGGCCTGCTGTTCGGCGTGCAACTGCCGTACAATTTCAACGCGCCGCTGCGCTCGACCAACATCCAGGATTTCTGGCAGCGCTGGCACATCACCCTGATGCTGTTCCTGCGCGACTACGTGTTTTACCCACTGGTCAATTCGCGCCTGTTGCCGCGGCGCTTTCTGCCGGTGCAATTCTTCGGCGCGATGCTGATCACGATGGCGCTGTGCGGCCTGTGGCACGGCGCGAGCTGGACCTTTGTGCTGTGGGGCATGCTGCACGGACTCGCGCAGGTCGTTTGTTCGCTGTGGCGGCGCTATGGTCCGCGCTGCCCGTCATGGCTCGGCTGGGCGCTCACGGTGCTGTTCGTGCTCGCGACCGGCGTGATCTTTCGCGCGGGATCGGTGGAGGCGGCCTGGCATGTCTTCTCCGGGCTGTTGTCGCCGCTGCCGCTCGAACGCGGTGGACAGTTGTGGCCGCTGATCGCAGCGCCGTTGTTCGCGTTCGTGCTGCCGGCGAGCCAGGACATCGTGGCTTTCTTCACCCGCCGTCCGAACGTGGTGCTGGCGGGCCTGCTCGGTGTCGGCATTCTTGCCTTGCTGATTCAGATCGGCGAACGAGGGGGCCATGAGTTCGTCTACTTCCAGTTCTGA
- a CDS encoding acyl-CoA desaturase produces MPQKRDHRIIRSRHFHKMQRRHFILFDVLPFLGALAALGLLFVRPIGAMELGLFLGFWLITGLGLTVGYHRLFTHRAFATSTTVSAMLIIMGSMAGRGSMLSWAAMHRRHHELSDHDGDLHSPLLHGDSLLGRLRGFLHAHLTWMIAHDYPNVAHYVPDLMADRRLVAVNSYYYSWVVLGLVLPAAIGGLVTMSPWGALNGFLWGGVVRMFVVEQTFSAINSVMHTFGTQPFVTRDDNSRNLGVMAWLAWGEGWHNNHHAFPYSAAFGLRWFEFDPGFIFIRALEAAGLAWDVKVPSEEKIARRMLRQPGDAAPDLETG; encoded by the coding sequence GTGCCACAGAAACGCGATCACCGCATCATCCGCAGCCGGCATTTTCATAAGATGCAGCGGCGGCATTTCATCCTTTTCGATGTGCTGCCCTTCCTCGGCGCGCTGGCTGCGCTGGGGCTGTTGTTCGTCCGGCCGATCGGTGCCATGGAGCTCGGCCTGTTCCTCGGCTTCTGGCTGATCACCGGCCTCGGCCTCACCGTCGGCTATCACCGCCTGTTCACCCACCGCGCCTTTGCGACCTCCACGACGGTGAGCGCGATGCTGATCATCATGGGGTCGATGGCCGGCCGCGGCTCGATGCTGTCCTGGGCGGCGATGCACCGGCGCCACCACGAATTGTCAGATCACGACGGCGACCTGCACTCGCCGCTTCTGCATGGCGACAGCCTGCTCGGCCGCTTGCGCGGTTTCCTGCACGCGCACCTGACCTGGATGATCGCGCACGATTATCCCAACGTGGCGCACTACGTGCCAGACTTGATGGCGGACCGCAGGCTGGTCGCCGTCAACAGCTACTATTACAGCTGGGTCGTGCTCGGCCTGGTGCTGCCGGCGGCGATCGGCGGCCTCGTCACCATGAGCCCGTGGGGCGCGCTGAACGGCTTCCTGTGGGGCGGCGTGGTGCGCATGTTCGTGGTCGAGCAGACCTTTTCGGCCATCAACTCCGTCATGCACACCTTTGGCACGCAGCCCTTCGTCACCCGCGACGACAACAGCCGCAATCTCGGTGTGATGGCCTGGCTCGCCTGGGGTGAGGGCTGGCACAACAACCACCATGCCTTTCCGTATTCCGCGGCCTTTGGCCTGCGCTGGTTCGAGTTCGATCCCGGCTTCATCTTCATCCGCGCGCTGGAAGCGGCGGGGCTCGCCTGGGACGTCAAGGTGCCGAGCGAGGAGAAGATCGCGCGGCGCATGCTGCGGCAGCCGGGCGATGCCGCACCCGATCTGGAAACGGGCTGA
- a CDS encoding alpha/beta hydrolase — translation MKRGIAVFASAAALMAFTYFVAGKWAIHHTTLAMADILRGDRDVTVEVSVRRDREIQSMAEMIDLPVVILSHGNTVKHTEYSFLTNTFAARGYLVVSIQHDLSTDDPMVTKAGEEYVGRRSQYNRGIANILFTIERLKQLYPNADYRHLTLVGHSNGGDISMYFAKLHPELVKKVVTLDNLRVPFVTDGRVKILSFRSRDPQFKPDPGVVPDDETCAKAGIQVVKTEFQHNDLSDRGSDQVKGFIEGAVHDFLNELGEDDSPFNLPRLGKPRPTIDQLAAAVPER, via the coding sequence ATGAAGCGAGGCATTGCCGTTTTCGCCTCAGCCGCGGCGCTGATGGCCTTCACCTATTTCGTTGCCGGCAAATGGGCGATCCACCACACGACCCTTGCGATGGCCGACATCCTGCGCGGCGACCGCGACGTGACCGTCGAGGTCTCGGTTCGCCGCGACCGCGAGATCCAGTCGATGGCCGAAATGATCGACCTGCCGGTCGTCATTCTCAGCCACGGCAACACGGTCAAGCATACCGAGTATTCGTTCCTCACCAACACATTCGCCGCGCGCGGCTATCTGGTCGTGAGCATCCAGCATGATCTTTCGACCGACGATCCCATGGTGACCAAGGCCGGCGAGGAATATGTTGGACGCCGCTCGCAATACAATCGCGGCATCGCCAACATCCTGTTCACGATCGAGCGGCTCAAGCAGCTCTACCCGAATGCGGATTACCGCCATTTGACCCTGGTGGGGCATTCGAACGGCGGCGACATCTCGATGTATTTCGCCAAGCTCCATCCGGAGCTGGTGAAGAAGGTCGTCACGCTCGACAATCTGCGCGTGCCCTTCGTCACCGACGGCAGGGTCAAGATCCTGTCCTTCCGCTCCAGGGATCCGCAGTTCAAGCCCGATCCCGGAGTCGTGCCCGACGACGAGACCTGCGCCAAAGCGGGCATCCAGGTGGTGAAGACCGAATTCCAGCACAACGATCTCAGCGACCGCGGCTCGGACCAGGTCAAGGGCTTCATCGAAGGCGCGGTGCACGACTTCCTCAACGAGCTCGGCGAGGACGACAGCCCGTTCAACTTGCCGCGCCTGGGGAAGCCGCGGCCAACCATCGATCAGCTGGCGGCCGCGGTGCCGGAGCGCTGA
- a CDS encoding fused MFS/spermidine synthase encodes MDSIVQPAATEQPSSSRNRLLLTVYTAAIFVSALLLFSVQPLFTKMVLPRLGGSPAVWSVAMVFFQSLLLAGYAYAHLLMQVRNRIVPVVVHLMLLIAAFATLPLGIASAYGEPPASGYAFWLLGLFVVSIGLPFFALAANNPLLQAWFVRTGHPAGHDPYFLYASSNIGSFLALLSYPFLLEPMFTLHTQNRFWTAGYGLLILLIGGCGVLLLRSPKLPVVDAQTEEINAPAPSLLTRLRWIFLAAVPSGLLIAVTAHISTDVAAAPLLWVLPLSLYLLTWVVVFQSRPLLPHKWMLMLQPVAIAGVIVLLAFGGEQNLLLTLGGHQLCFFVIAMACHGELARTRPAAKYLTGFYVALSFGGMIGGLFAGLVAPFTFSWIAEYPILVALAALCRPPASERLAGVVKWYWLVLAALAVALVVPSTTTGDLSTWFEDHRVWVAGGVGVLAALLALAFNADRWKIFATVALALALIRVYPADEGRVTTVRSFFGVHKIVVTPGGYFHVLMHGTTIHGAERFLNNDGTPVAGRPEPITYYHKDGGIGQAVTAMRERKGGPLKVAAIGVGSGTLACAAERGEDWKFFEIDQSMVDAARDPKNFRYISSCLPDLKPVIGDARLTFAKEPDGAYDLIIVDAYSSDAIPIHLATEEAMKIYKDKLAPHGAVVMHVSNRHLDLEPVVVGIADANDLKSWVYNEDSGRDSDYIFSTDVVISARDADDVGRIASSKQWEETEADDRVRVWTDDYSNILGALYRRIRDGE; translated from the coding sequence ATGGATTCGATCGTGCAACCCGCCGCCACGGAGCAGCCGTCGTCGTCGCGCAACCGGCTGCTGCTGACGGTCTACACCGCCGCGATCTTCGTCAGCGCGCTGTTGCTGTTCTCGGTGCAGCCGCTGTTCACGAAGATGGTGCTGCCGCGGCTCGGCGGCTCGCCGGCGGTGTGGTCGGTGGCGATGGTGTTCTTCCAGTCGCTGCTGCTTGCCGGCTATGCCTATGCGCATCTGTTGATGCAGGTCAGGAACCGCATCGTTCCCGTCGTGGTGCATCTGATGCTGCTGATCGCGGCCTTCGCCACCCTGCCGCTCGGCATCGCCTCTGCCTATGGCGAGCCGCCGGCGTCGGGCTACGCATTCTGGCTGCTCGGCCTGTTCGTGGTCTCGATCGGCCTGCCGTTCTTCGCGCTCGCCGCCAACAACCCGCTGCTGCAAGCCTGGTTCGTCCGCACCGGCCATCCTGCCGGCCACGATCCCTATTTCCTCTATGCCTCCTCCAACATCGGCAGCTTCCTCGCGCTGTTGTCCTATCCCTTCCTGCTGGAGCCGATGTTCACGCTGCACACGCAGAACCGGTTCTGGACCGCCGGCTATGGCCTGCTGATCCTGCTGATCGGCGGCTGCGGCGTGTTGCTGCTGCGCTCGCCGAAGCTTCCCGTGGTCGATGCGCAAACCGAGGAGATCAATGCGCCGGCCCCGAGTCTGCTGACGCGGCTGCGCTGGATCTTCCTCGCCGCGGTGCCGTCCGGCCTGCTCATCGCCGTCACCGCGCATATCTCGACCGACGTCGCGGCGGCGCCGCTGCTATGGGTGCTGCCGCTCTCGCTGTATCTGCTCACCTGGGTGGTGGTGTTCCAGTCGCGCCCGCTGTTGCCCCACAAATGGATGCTGATGCTCCAGCCGGTTGCGATCGCGGGCGTCATCGTCCTGCTGGCATTCGGCGGCGAGCAGAACCTGCTGCTGACCCTCGGCGGGCACCAGCTCTGCTTCTTCGTCATCGCCATGGCCTGTCATGGCGAGCTGGCGCGGACCCGGCCGGCGGCCAAATATCTCACCGGCTTCTATGTCGCGCTGTCGTTCGGCGGCATGATCGGCGGGCTGTTTGCCGGTCTCGTTGCTCCCTTCACCTTCTCATGGATCGCCGAATATCCGATCCTGGTCGCGCTTGCCGCGCTGTGCCGGCCGCCCGCCAGCGAGCGTCTCGCCGGTGTCGTCAAATGGTACTGGCTGGTGCTCGCCGCGCTTGCGGTCGCGCTGGTTGTGCCGTCCACCACCACGGGTGATCTGTCGACCTGGTTCGAGGATCACCGCGTCTGGGTCGCCGGCGGCGTCGGCGTGCTCGCCGCGCTGCTGGCGCTGGCATTCAATGCAGACCGCTGGAAGATCTTTGCCACCGTCGCGCTGGCGCTGGCCTTGATCCGCGTTTATCCCGCGGACGAGGGCCGCGTCACCACGGTGCGCAGCTTCTTCGGCGTGCACAAGATCGTGGTGACGCCCGGCGGCTATTTCCACGTGCTGATGCACGGCACCACCATCCACGGCGCCGAGCGCTTCCTCAACAATGACGGCACGCCCGTCGCCGGCCGGCCGGAGCCGATCACTTACTATCACAAGGACGGCGGCATCGGTCAGGCCGTCACCGCGATGCGCGAGCGCAAGGGCGGCCCGCTGAAGGTCGCGGCAATCGGCGTCGGCTCGGGCACGCTCGCCTGCGCCGCCGAACGAGGGGAGGACTGGAAGTTCTTCGAGATCGACCAGTCGATGGTGGATGCGGCGCGGGATCCGAAGAATTTTCGTTACATCTCGAGCTGCCTGCCGGACCTGAAGCCGGTCATCGGCGACGCACGCCTGACCTTCGCGAAGGAGCCCGACGGCGCCTACGATCTCATCATCGTCGATGCCTATTCGTCGGATGCGATCCCGATTCACCTCGCGACCGAAGAGGCGATGAAGATCTACAAGGACAAGCTCGCCCCGCACGGCGCGGTGGTGATGCACGTCTCCAACCGGCATCTCGATCTGGAGCCCGTCGTGGTCGGCATCGCCGACGCCAACGATTTGAAGAGCTGGGTCTACAACGAGGATTCGGGCCGCGATTCCGATTACATCTTCTCCACCGACGTCGTCATTTCCGCGCGCGATGCGGACGACGTCGGCAGGATCGCATCCTCCAAGCAATGGGAGGAAACCGAAGCCGACGACAGGGTGCGGGTCTGGACCGACGATTATTCCAATATTTTGGGCGCGCTGTACCGGCGGATAAGGGACGGGGAGTGA
- a CDS encoding phytoene desaturase family protein: MTETDVVIIGAGHNGLTCAAYLAMTGLRVRVVEHRKVVGGAAVTEEFHPGFRNSVAAYTVSLLNPQVIRDLGLAEQGLRIVERRAQNFLPAPDGSYLLTGEGRTKASVARLSAHDAEALDGFSRELEDIADVLRQFVLRAPPNLLDGFGPNAIREAVNALQSANILRGLTLEQSRSLLDLFTRSAGEMLDERFEHDLVKALFGFDAIVGNYASPYAAGSAYVMLHHAFGEVNGKKGVWGHAIGGMGAITQAMARAAQSRGVVIDLDAGVREVIVERDRAVGVVLENGTTIRAKYVAANVNPKLLYTHLIAADALPQDFLARIRHWKNGSGTFRMNVALDRLPSFTALPDDGDHLTSGIIIAPSLPYMDRAYLDARAQGWSRSPVVEMLIPSTLDDTLAPEGKHVASLFCQHVAPELPDGKSWDDHRDEVADLMIATVDNYAPGFAASVLGRQILSPLDLERQFGLLGGDIFHGALTLNQLFSARPMLGHADYRGPLKGLYHCGSGAHPGGGVTGAPGHNAAQAILRDHRSLFGSRG; this comes from the coding sequence ATGACCGAAACCGACGTCGTCATCATCGGCGCTGGCCATAATGGCCTCACCTGCGCGGCCTATCTCGCGATGACAGGTCTGCGCGTGCGCGTGGTCGAGCACCGCAAGGTGGTCGGCGGGGCCGCGGTCACCGAGGAGTTTCATCCTGGTTTCCGCAATTCGGTCGCCGCCTACACGGTGAGCCTGCTCAATCCGCAGGTGATCCGCGACTTGGGCCTCGCCGAGCAGGGCCTGCGAATCGTCGAGCGGCGCGCGCAGAATTTCCTGCCCGCGCCTGATGGCAGCTATCTCCTCACCGGCGAGGGACGGACCAAAGCGTCGGTCGCACGGCTGAGCGCGCATGATGCGGAGGCGCTTGACGGCTTCTCGCGCGAGCTGGAGGACATCGCCGACGTGCTCAGGCAATTCGTGCTGCGCGCACCGCCGAACCTGCTCGACGGTTTCGGCCCGAACGCGATCCGCGAGGCCGTCAACGCATTGCAGAGCGCCAACATCCTGCGCGGGCTCACATTGGAACAGAGCCGCAGCCTGCTTGACCTCTTCACCCGCTCGGCCGGCGAGATGCTGGACGAGCGCTTCGAGCATGATCTGGTCAAGGCGCTGTTCGGCTTCGATGCCATCGTCGGCAATTACGCCAGCCCCTACGCCGCCGGCTCGGCCTATGTGATGCTGCACCACGCCTTTGGCGAGGTGAACGGCAAGAAGGGCGTCTGGGGCCACGCCATCGGCGGCATGGGTGCGATCACGCAGGCGATGGCGCGCGCCGCGCAGAGCCGTGGTGTCGTGATCGACCTTGATGCCGGCGTGCGCGAGGTGATCGTCGAGCGCGATCGGGCCGTCGGCGTGGTGCTGGAGAACGGCACGACCATTCGCGCGAAATACGTCGCGGCCAACGTCAATCCAAAGCTGCTCTACACGCACCTGATCGCGGCCGATGCCCTGCCTCAGGATTTCCTCGCCCGTATCAGGCATTGGAAGAACGGCTCCGGCACCTTCCGCATGAATGTGGCGCTGGACCGCCTGCCCTCCTTCACGGCGCTGCCTGATGATGGCGATCACCTCACCTCCGGCATCATCATCGCGCCAAGCCTTCCCTACATGGACCGCGCGTATCTGGATGCGCGCGCGCAGGGCTGGAGCAGGTCACCCGTCGTCGAGATGCTGATCCCCTCGACGCTCGACGACACGCTCGCGCCGGAAGGCAAGCACGTCGCCAGCCTGTTCTGTCAGCATGTCGCGCCGGAGCTGCCCGACGGAAAGTCCTGGGACGACCATCGCGACGAGGTCGCCGATCTCATGATCGCGACGGTGGATAACTATGCGCCGGGCTTTGCGGCAAGCGTGCTCGGCCGCCAGATCCTGTCGCCGCTCGACCTCGAACGGCAGTTCGGCCTCCTCGGCGGCGACATCTTCCACGGCGCGCTGACCCTGAACCAGCTGTTCTCGGCGCGGCCGATGCTGGGCCATGCCGATTATCGCGGCCCCCTCAAGGGCCTCTATCATTGCGGCTCCGGCGCCCATCCCGGCGGCGGCGTCACCGGCGCCCCCGGCCACAACGCGGCGCAGGCGATCCTGAGGGATCACCGCTCGCTGTTCGGAAGCCGTGGATAG
- a CDS encoding Flp family type IVb pilin: MVLKFWSDESGATAIEYGLIAAGIALAIITVVNGLGTTMNEKFGSISSSLK, encoded by the coding sequence ATGGTTTTGAAGTTCTGGTCCGATGAATCGGGTGCGACCGCGATCGAATACGGCCTGATTGCGGCCGGTATTGCGCTCGCGATCATCACCGTGGTGAACGGTCTCGGCACCACGATGAACGAGAAGTTCGGTTCGATTAGCAGCTCCTTGAAGTAA
- a CDS encoding 50S ribosomal protein L11 methyltransferase, with the protein MQPSPTHRASFSLADEASAKRVVDVLTEVFFEGDAAVAAFERPDGRWDVTLHFADAPDQELLRELVATSAGNEIAATLVFDTVEAKDWVKASLEDLVPVPAGRFVVHGSHDRDRVAPNKLKIEIEAALAFGTGHHGTTRGCLLLLDHVLKSSGPRNILDLGTGTGVLAIAAAKALHRAVLASDIDPPSVRVAAENAALNEVGTCVRVIRATGFAAPDFAKSGPFDLVLANILANPLRQLAGPMARHLAPGARVILSGLLTHQAPAVIAAYRARDLVPLRHLRIEGWSSLLLRKVG; encoded by the coding sequence ATGCAGCCTTCCCCCACCCACCGCGCTAGCTTTTCGCTTGCCGACGAGGCCTCGGCAAAGCGCGTTGTCGATGTGCTCACCGAGGTGTTCTTCGAGGGCGATGCGGCGGTCGCGGCGTTCGAGCGGCCGGACGGACGATGGGACGTCACGCTGCATTTCGCCGACGCGCCGGATCAGGAATTGTTGCGCGAACTCGTTGCAACTTCAGCAGGAAATGAGATCGCCGCGACTCTCGTCTTCGATACGGTCGAAGCCAAGGACTGGGTCAAGGCGAGCCTGGAAGATCTCGTCCCGGTGCCGGCCGGACGCTTCGTGGTGCACGGCAGCCACGACCGCGACCGCGTCGCGCCGAACAAGCTCAAGATCGAGATCGAGGCGGCGCTCGCCTTCGGCACCGGCCACCATGGCACCACCCGCGGCTGTTTACTGTTGCTTGACCATGTCCTGAAGAGTTCCGGGCCACGGAACATTCTCGACCTCGGCACCGGGACCGGCGTGCTCGCCATCGCGGCGGCGAAGGCGCTGCATCGCGCGGTACTGGCCTCCGATATCGACCCGCCCTCGGTGCGGGTGGCGGCCGAGAACGCGGCGCTGAACGAAGTCGGCACCTGCGTCCGGGTGATCCGCGCGACCGGCTTTGCCGCACCCGATTTTGCCAAATCCGGCCCGTTCGACCTGGTGCTGGCCAACATCCTTGCCAATCCGTTAAGGCAACTGGCCGGGCCGATGGCGCGGCACCTGGCGCCCGGCGCCCGCGTCATCCTCTCCGGCCTGCTCACGCACCAGGCTCCCGCCGTGATCGCCGCCTACCGCGCGCGCGACCTCGTGCCGCTCAGGCATCTACGGATCGAGGGCTGGAGCAGCTTGTTGCTGCGGAAGGTGGGGTAA
- a CDS encoding aminopeptidase P family protein: MFEAHFQTFEEPEAGVALTARLAALREELARRKLTGFIVPRADQQQNEYVAPSEERLAWLTGFTGSAGLAVVLTHEAAVFVDGRYTIQAAKQVDAKAWAVESLVDPPPESWVSAHLKAGDRLGFDPWLHTSAAAERLAAACAKAGAELVAVDSNPVDAIWQDRPQPPLAPVAVHGLQYAGTAEAAKLAQIRSEIDKLGVDALVLSDSHAVAWTFNIRGADVAHTPLPLSYALVPKDGRPTIFIDHRKLSNLSRDHLEQSADVREPDAMAPTLMALAKSGAAIALDNATAADALSRLIASAGGKPVRGNDPIALLKAVKNATEITGTKTAHVRDAVALARFLAWVDREAGSGKLTEIDAVEALETFRRDTGALKDVSFPTISGTGPNGAIVHYRVTRKSNRRIAPGDLLLIDSGAQYEDGTTDVTRTMAVGEPTAEMRDRFTRVLRGHIAIARAVFPDGTTGAQLDTLARQYLWSAGVDFEHGTGHGVGSYLSVHEGPARISKLGTTPLKRGMILSNEPGYYKTDGFGIRIENLELVVAADIKGAEKPMNAFETLTLAPIDRRLIDVAMLSRDELDWLNAYHARVRAEVRPALDEATKAWLDQATAELKA, encoded by the coding sequence ATGTTCGAAGCACACTTCCAGACATTCGAGGAACCTGAAGCCGGCGTCGCATTGACGGCGCGCCTGGCCGCGCTCCGTGAAGAGCTCGCCCGCCGCAAGCTGACCGGCTTCATCGTTCCGCGCGCTGACCAGCAGCAGAACGAATATGTGGCCCCGTCGGAGGAGCGCCTCGCCTGGCTGACCGGCTTTACCGGCTCGGCAGGCTTGGCCGTGGTGCTGACGCACGAGGCCGCGGTGTTCGTCGACGGCCGCTACACCATCCAGGCCGCCAAGCAGGTCGACGCCAAAGCCTGGGCGGTGGAGTCTCTGGTCGATCCGCCCCCGGAGAGCTGGGTGTCGGCGCACCTGAAGGCGGGCGATCGCCTAGGATTTGATCCGTGGCTGCACACTTCTGCGGCAGCCGAGCGCCTCGCGGCGGCCTGCGCCAAGGCCGGCGCCGAGCTGGTCGCCGTCGACAGCAATCCGGTCGATGCGATCTGGCAGGACCGGCCGCAGCCGCCGCTCGCGCCCGTCGCCGTCCACGGCCTGCAATATGCGGGGACCGCCGAGGCTGCGAAGCTCGCGCAGATCAGGAGCGAGATCGACAAGCTCGGGGTCGACGCGCTGGTGCTGTCCGACAGCCATGCGGTGGCCTGGACCTTCAACATCCGCGGCGCCGACGTCGCCCATACGCCGCTGCCGCTGTCCTATGCGCTGGTGCCGAAGGACGGCCGTCCCACCATCTTCATCGACCACCGCAAGCTCTCGAATCTCTCGCGCGATCATCTCGAGCAGTCCGCCGATGTGCGCGAGCCCGACGCGATGGCGCCGACGCTGATGGCGCTCGCCAAGAGCGGCGCGGCGATCGCGCTCGACAATGCCACCGCAGCTGACGCGCTGAGCCGATTGATCGCGAGCGCCGGCGGCAAGCCGGTGCGCGGCAACGATCCGATCGCGCTGCTCAAGGCAGTCAAGAACGCGACCGAGATTACCGGCACGAAAACGGCCCATGTCCGCGACGCCGTGGCGCTGGCACGCTTCCTCGCCTGGGTCGACCGGGAGGCCGGAAGCGGCAAGCTCACCGAGATCGACGCCGTCGAGGCGCTGGAGACCTTCCGGCGCGACACCGGCGCGCTGAAGGACGTGTCGTTCCCAACCATCTCCGGAACGGGGCCGAACGGCGCCATCGTGCATTACCGCGTCACCCGCAAGAGCAACCGGCGCATCGCGCCGGGCGATCTCCTGCTGATCGATTCCGGCGCGCAATATGAAGACGGCACCACCGATGTCACCCGCACCATGGCGGTGGGCGAGCCGACCGCCGAGATGCGCGACCGCTTCACCCGCGTGCTGCGCGGCCATATCGCGATCGCGCGCGCCGTGTTTCCCGATGGCACCACCGGCGCGCAGCTCGACACGCTGGCGCGGCAATATCTCTGGTCCGCCGGCGTCGATTTCGAGCACGGCACCGGCCACGGCGTCGGCAGCTATCTCAGTGTGCATGAAGGGCCGGCGCGCATTTCCAAGCTCGGCACGACGCCGCTGAAGCGCGGCATGATCCTCTCCAACGAGCCCGGCTACTACAAGACCGACGGCTTCGGCATCCGCATCGAGAACCTCGAGCTCGTCGTCGCCGCCGACATCAAGGGCGCCGAGAAGCCGATGAACGCGTTCGAGACGCTGACGCTGGCGCCGATCGATCGCCGGCTGATCGATGTGGCGATGCTGAGCCGTGACGAGCTCGACTGGCTCAACGCCTATCATGCGCGCGTGCGGGCCGAGGTGCGGCCGGCACTGGACGAGGCGACGAAGGCGTGGCTCGACCAGGCGACGGCGGAGCTGAAGGCGTAG